The proteins below are encoded in one region of Winogradskyella helgolandensis:
- a CDS encoding tetratricopeptide repeat protein — translation MKLILGFLCCVFAIHLNAQNIKEEADHLYVNGNYSKAIETYKTLPNLDAVYDDIAKANMAIGNYGEAIVNYEKAITANPKDLLFQYEYAKLLSRTKKYDKANQLFLNLIASDSLNPNYYYELGIVLEKQKDTTALQEFINTYTLDDTHQKAIFKIAKHHLIKRNFVEAHGYIDRGLESYENNVELISLKAQTYYHQEYYTHAVSWFNKLLDLGEKSEFIHEKLSLSYAQNSDYEDAIYHRKQALKYSPNDANAIFVIGNYYQLLENFEEAEKHISLALMLKDLPLSDEYQQLGTILNRQKKYDQAIKAFQKSLKEDPTNMMSEFFLLRTKDEYYADVDSKIKLYEQFIEKNKKSPFVSYAQGRLKELKEEKFLEGD, via the coding sequence ATGAAATTAATTTTAGGGTTTTTGTGTTGTGTTTTTGCTATCCATTTAAATGCTCAAAATATAAAAGAGGAAGCAGATCATCTTTATGTTAATGGTAATTATTCCAAAGCCATTGAGACGTATAAAACTCTTCCTAATTTAGATGCTGTTTATGATGATATTGCAAAGGCAAATATGGCTATCGGCAATTATGGTGAAGCTATAGTGAATTATGAAAAAGCGATTACAGCCAACCCTAAAGACCTTTTATTTCAATACGAATACGCTAAACTTTTATCTAGAACTAAAAAGTACGATAAGGCAAATCAGCTGTTTTTAAACTTAATTGCATCTGATAGTTTAAACCCTAATTACTATTATGAGTTAGGTATTGTATTAGAAAAGCAAAAGGATACTACGGCATTACAAGAGTTTATTAATACTTATACTCTAGATGACACCCATCAAAAAGCGATTTTTAAGATTGCAAAACATCATTTAATAAAACGAAATTTTGTAGAGGCTCATGGGTATATCGATCGCGGTTTAGAAAGTTATGAAAATAATGTAGAGCTAATTAGCTTGAAAGCACAAACCTATTACCATCAAGAGTATTATACGCATGCTGTAAGTTGGTTTAATAAGTTGTTAGATTTAGGTGAAAAATCAGAGTTTATTCATGAAAAGTTAAGTCTGAGTTATGCCCAAAATTCAGATTATGAAGATGCGATTTACCATAGAAAACAAGCTTTAAAATATAGTCCAAATGATGCTAATGCGATTTTTGTTATTGGTAATTATTATCAACTGTTAGAGAACTTTGAAGAGGCTGAAAAACATATTTCATTAGCTTTGATGCTGAAAGATCTTCCACTTTCTGACGAATATCAACAATTAGGAACCATTTTGAACCGTCAGAAGAAATACGACCAAGCTATTAAAGCCTTTCAAAAATCGTTAAAAGAAGATCCTACTAATATGATGTCTGAGTTTTTCTTACTGAGAACGAAAGATGAATACTATGCTGATGTTGATAGTAAAATTAAGCTGTACGAGCAATTTATTGAGAAAAATAAAAAAAGCCCATTTGTGAGTTATGCTCAAGGGAGATTAAAAGAATTAAAGGAGGAAAAGTTTTTAGAAGGAGACTGA
- a CDS encoding DUF456 domain-containing protein: MELFLVLVALLLMILGVLGSFLPVLPGPLTSWAGLLVLHFTEGVELSQTFLIVSLLVAIFIYVLDYIIPAIGTKRFGGSKAGMIGTTLGLIIGLFSPIPFGIIIGPFVGALVGELIHRNDFNKALKAAFGSFLGFIASTFLKFIIAIIYFGFFIVKLSEHNANWY, from the coding sequence ATGGAACTATTTTTAGTGCTTGTGGCATTACTTTTAATGATATTGGGTGTTCTTGGGAGTTTTCTTCCCGTTTTACCTGGACCACTTACAAGTTGGGCAGGTCTTTTGGTACTTCATTTTACAGAAGGTGTAGAATTGAGTCAAACGTTTTTAATTGTCTCGCTTTTAGTCGCTATCTTTATTTATGTCTTAGATTATATTATTCCTGCCATTGGCACCAAGCGTTTTGGTGGTAGTAAAGCCGGAATGATTGGCACAACGCTCGGCTTAATTATTGGGTTGTTCTCACCTATTCCTTTTGGTATTATCATTGGCCCTTTTGTTGGTGCTTTAGTTGGAGAACTTATACACAGAAATGATTTTAACAAAGCACTGAAAGCTGCTTTTGGTTCGTTCTTAGGGTTTATTGCTTCAACATTTTTAAAATTTATTATAGCTATAATTTACTTCGGCTTTTTTATTGTAAAATTATCGGAACATAATGCAAATTGGTATTAA
- a CDS encoding response regulator gives MEHIKILMVDDHPIIIEGYQNVLMATKKEDQSLYIDTANNCDTAVIMIERASKKYPYDVCFFDISLPGSEDGKFASGEDLALLAKRLMPRAKIVILTMFNETYRIHNIIKEIDPDGFLIKSDLTSMELADGFQQILKSPPYYSSTVSNYTKKTISSDIYVDDINRKILHLLSQGIKTKSLNEYIDISTSAIEKRKKQLKILFSVADGKDETLLKEAREKGYL, from the coding sequence ATGGAACACATCAAAATTTTAATGGTAGACGATCATCCTATAATTATTGAAGGCTATCAAAATGTTTTAATGGCAACTAAAAAGGAGGATCAAAGTTTATATATAGATACGGCTAATAATTGCGATACTGCGGTAATAATGATTGAACGTGCATCAAAAAAATACCCATACGATGTTTGCTTTTTTGATATTAGTTTACCAGGATCAGAAGATGGCAAGTTTGCTTCGGGTGAAGATTTAGCATTGTTAGCAAAGCGTTTAATGCCTAGAGCTAAGATTGTAATTTTAACAATGTTTAATGAAACGTATAGAATCCATAATATTATAAAAGAAATTGATCCAGACGGATTTCTTATAAAAAGTGATTTAACATCTATGGAATTGGCAGATGGTTTTCAGCAAATATTAAAATCCCCTCCATATTATAGTAGCACTGTAAGTAATTACACTAAAAAAACAATTTCTAGCGATATATATGTAGATGATATAAATCGAAAAATTTTGCACTTACTATCTCAAGGTATAAAAACAAAAAGTCTAAATGAATATATAGACATTTCTACAAGTGCCATTGAAAAACGGAAAAAACAGCTTAAAATTTTGTTTTCTGTGGCCGATGGAAAGGACGAAACCTTACTAAAAGAAGCACGAGAGAAGGGATATTTATAA
- a CDS encoding BlaI/MecI/CopY family transcriptional regulator, which produces MKQLTKAEEEIMHALWQLKKANVKSIIETLPEPKPAYNTVSTIVRILESKGFVDYEKKGKGHVYFPIVAKESYSNQSINKLVDNYFQGSFKSMVSFFVQKNDVDVKDIETLLNEINKKD; this is translated from the coding sequence ATGAAACAATTAACAAAAGCCGAAGAGGAGATTATGCATGCCTTATGGCAACTTAAAAAAGCGAATGTAAAGTCTATAATAGAAACGTTACCAGAGCCCAAACCGGCGTATAATACAGTTTCTACCATCGTTAGAATTTTAGAATCGAAGGGTTTTGTAGACTATGAGAAAAAAGGGAAAGGCCATGTGTATTTTCCGATAGTTGCTAAAGAATCTTATAGCAATCAATCCATTAATAAATTAGTAGATAATTATTTTCAAGGCTCTTTTAAAAGTATGGTGTCCTTTTTCGTCCAGAAAAATGATGTGGATGTTAAGGATATTGAAACCTTACTGAATGAAATCAATAAAAAGGACTAA
- a CDS encoding cell envelope biogenesis protein OmpA: MQYYFKQYLFFFVVVFITLNSQAQLKDTAQWKAMFAVGINYPTTDGFVKGSYAKAVNFPTVNLGIQHMLKRQYGVKLDYGFSRFKNDDDSPDFKINYSRINAQFVFDPSEYIGFLPMRLRTVVHVGPGITFVKPLGTLGDNKQTFMNLIGGVELHYAINEKVSVYTDVAYVYGLTSLDNYEPALSGLGAFNGSVFNLTFGVAVSLSGCRYCD; this comes from the coding sequence ATGCAATACTATTTTAAACAATACCTTTTCTTTTTTGTTGTCGTTTTTATAACGTTAAATAGCCAGGCGCAACTAAAAGACACTGCACAATGGAAAGCGATGTTTGCGGTGGGAATTAACTATCCAACAACAGACGGATTTGTAAAAGGTTCTTATGCTAAGGCTGTAAATTTTCCAACTGTAAATTTAGGAATTCAACACATGCTAAAACGTCAATATGGTGTAAAACTAGATTATGGTTTTAGTCGGTTTAAAAATGATGACGATTCACCAGATTTTAAAATTAACTACTCCAGAATTAACGCTCAATTTGTTTTTGATCCTTCAGAGTACATAGGTTTTTTGCCCATGCGCTTAAGAACAGTTGTGCATGTTGGTCCGGGTATCACCTTTGTAAAACCATTGGGGACATTAGGAGACAATAAACAGACGTTTATGAATCTTATAGGTGGTGTAGAGTTGCATTATGCTATAAATGAAAAAGTTTCCGTTTACACCGATGTTGCTTACGTTTATGGATTGACGTCTTTAGATAATTACGAACCTGCACTGAGTGGTTTAGGAGCTTTTAATGGCAGTGTTTTTAACCTTACCTTTGGCGTGGCAGTTTCGTTAAGCGGTTGTCGATATTGCGATTAA
- the hemW gene encoding radical SAM family heme chaperone HemW, which translates to MSGIYIHIPFCKQACHYCDFHFSTSLKKKDELINALCQELELRKDEFKNSNVETIYFGGGTPSLLTNDELQFIIDSVYKNYKVSDTPEITLEANPDDLSKDRIIELSKSSINRLSIGIQSFFEADLKLMNRAHNANEAKECLSVATRHFDNISLDLIYGIPGASNEQWLENIEMALSFNVPHISSYALTVEPKTALASFIKKGIINNVDDEQAHEQFHLLKAKLEASGFVHYELSNFGKEGYFSKNNSAYWQGKSYLGIGPSAHSFNGKQRGWNVSNNSKYIKAIQQNELPIEIETLTKTDQYNEYVMTGLRTIWGVSFDKVESNFSSAFKDYLIEHSKIFINQQLLYIDDGHLRVTRKGQFLCDGIASELFKIN; encoded by the coding sequence ATGAGCGGCATCTACATCCACATCCCATTCTGCAAGCAAGCATGTCATTATTGCGACTTTCATTTTTCAACCTCTTTGAAGAAAAAAGACGAACTCATAAATGCATTATGTCAAGAATTAGAACTTCGTAAAGATGAATTCAAAAATTCAAACGTAGAAACTATTTATTTTGGAGGTGGAACACCAAGCTTATTAACCAATGATGAATTACAATTTATAATAGATTCCGTTTATAAAAATTACAAGGTTTCTGACACCCCAGAAATTACACTTGAAGCCAACCCAGATGATTTATCTAAAGACCGAATAATAGAACTTTCTAAAAGTTCCATCAATCGTTTATCTATCGGTATTCAATCTTTTTTTGAAGCCGATTTAAAATTGATGAATCGCGCACACAATGCAAACGAAGCTAAAGAATGTTTGTCTGTGGCGACGCGCCACTTCGATAATATTTCTTTAGATTTAATTTATGGCATTCCAGGAGCTTCAAACGAACAATGGTTAGAAAATATAGAAATGGCATTAAGTTTTAATGTGCCCCATATTTCAAGTTATGCCTTAACCGTTGAACCAAAAACAGCGTTAGCGTCATTCATTAAAAAAGGAATTATTAATAATGTAGATGATGAGCAAGCGCATGAGCAATTTCATCTTTTGAAGGCTAAATTAGAGGCTTCAGGATTTGTACATTACGAGCTATCTAATTTCGGAAAAGAGGGTTATTTTAGTAAAAATAATTCGGCCTATTGGCAAGGGAAATCTTATTTAGGAATCGGACCTTCGGCCCATTCATTTAATGGGAAACAACGAGGCTGGAATGTCAGTAACAATTCAAAATATATTAAAGCAATTCAGCAAAACGAGTTGCCAATAGAAATAGAAACCTTAACCAAAACAGATCAATATAATGAATACGTAATGACGGGTTTACGAACTATTTGGGGAGTGTCGTTTGATAAAGTTGAAAGCAATTTTAGTAGCGCTTTTAAAGATTACTTAATTGAACATTCCAAAATTTTTATAAATCAACAATTATTGTATATTGATGATGGGCATTTACGCGTCACGAGAAAAGGTCAATTTTTATGTGACGGTATTGCTAGTGAATTATTTAAAATCAACTAA
- a CDS encoding cyclase family protein — MLATIKFKSKKRVIDLSQPLDISIPITGQPNNVNAWYVDPPKIVPEIIDGETISVADGAAVNFNTITFNPHSHGTHTETVGHITEKVYSINQYLKQFFFLAEVVTVAPEKLGEDYVISRKQLQFALGNKKREAIVIRTMPNTREKHTRQYSDTNPTYLLEEAANYLKSKGIKHLLIDLPSVDKEQDEGELLAHNAFWNTSGKLRLDATITEFIYVSNKIEDGEYMLNLQIAPFENDASPSKPILYKVID, encoded by the coding sequence GTGTTAGCAACAATAAAATTCAAATCAAAAAAAAGAGTCATAGATTTATCTCAACCCTTAGATATTTCAATTCCAATTACAGGACAACCGAATAATGTTAATGCTTGGTATGTAGATCCTCCTAAGATCGTACCAGAAATTATAGATGGGGAAACAATTAGTGTAGCCGATGGTGCTGCAGTTAATTTTAACACCATAACTTTTAATCCGCATTCACATGGTACGCATACCGAAACGGTAGGTCATATTACAGAAAAAGTCTATTCTATAAATCAGTATTTAAAGCAGTTTTTCTTTTTGGCAGAGGTCGTAACGGTTGCACCAGAAAAGTTAGGTGAGGATTATGTGATTTCACGTAAACAATTACAATTTGCATTAGGTAATAAAAAGCGCGAAGCCATTGTGATTAGAACCATGCCAAATACGCGTGAAAAACACACTAGACAATACTCAGATACAAATCCAACCTATTTATTGGAAGAAGCTGCAAATTATCTAAAATCTAAAGGGATTAAACACCTTTTAATAGATCTGCCAAGTGTAGATAAGGAACAAGACGAAGGTGAACTTTTAGCGCACAATGCGTTTTGGAACACTAGTGGAAAACTACGACTAGATGCGACCATAACAGAATTTATTTACGTGTCTAATAAAATTGAAGATGGAGAGTATATGTTAAATCTTCAAATTGCACC
- a CDS encoding lysylphosphatidylglycerol synthase domain-containing protein, with translation MKLSIVVGAFCFIYSKIIENKNLEFNKFVSFLYKNDTFSLKNTIILIVLSLLNWFFEILKWQQLVNIVKPISFKSALEQSLGGLTASLITPNRIGDYGAKAIYYTKTLRTKIVLLNLLGNMAQMTITTILGGVGFILFVNRYQLDINYRKVASVGALILLIGLIALFSMTQKRFKIKGFSIASLLNFIKLIPLKVHGLNLGWSLIRYLIFSFQFYYLLTVFGVNINYDEAMIVITSMYLLASIVPTISIFDMVIKGSIAVFLFSYLDVNELIVLSITTLMWLLNFVIPSLFGSYFVLNFKLPKLVE, from the coding sequence ATGAAGTTGAGTATTGTTGTTGGTGCATTTTGTTTTATTTATTCTAAAATTATTGAAAACAAAAATTTAGAATTCAACAAATTTGTGTCTTTTTTATATAAAAATGATACTTTTTCATTAAAAAACACCATAATATTGATTGTTTTAAGTCTTTTAAACTGGTTTTTCGAAATTTTAAAATGGCAACAATTAGTCAACATTGTTAAACCTATTTCCTTTAAATCAGCATTAGAACAAAGCTTAGGTGGCTTAACAGCCTCGTTAATCACTCCAAATCGTATTGGAGATTATGGAGCAAAAGCCATTTACTACACCAAAACTCTTAGAACAAAAATTGTATTACTCAACCTTCTAGGCAACATGGCGCAAATGACCATAACCACTATTTTAGGTGGTGTTGGTTTTATACTATTTGTGAATCGTTACCAACTTGATATAAATTATAGGAAAGTCGCAAGTGTTGGAGCCCTTATTTTATTGATTGGACTGATTGCTTTGTTTAGCATGACTCAAAAACGTTTCAAAATAAAAGGATTTTCAATCGCTTCTCTACTCAATTTTATAAAATTGATTCCTTTAAAAGTGCATGGTTTAAATTTAGGATGGTCTTTAATTCGATATTTAATCTTCTCATTTCAGTTTTATTATTTGCTTACTGTCTTTGGTGTTAACATCAATTATGATGAGGCTATGATTGTCATAACGAGTATGTACCTATTGGCGTCGATTGTGCCCACCATTTCAATTTTTGACATGGTGATTAAAGGCAGTATTGCCGTATTTCTGTTTAGTTATCTTGATGTGAATGAGCTTATCGTTTTATCTATTACAACGCTCATGTGGCTACTCAATTTTGTTATTCCGAGTCTATTTGGAAGTTATTTTGTGCTTAACTTTAAACTTCCAAAACTAGTAGAATAA
- a CDS encoding glycosyltransferase family 2 protein translates to MVSFIFIFATITYLCIIGWLSYGFDKVDDFKVQDLPPKTKFSVIIPFRNEAKNLPKLLESILKLNYPKSMFEIILVDDDSEDNSVAIIENILGTSRKTNDTQFNNIQIIKNKRISNSPKKDAITSAIKVSKFNWIITTDADCILPKYWLDTFDELIQLKSSNCIVAPVTYHGNTSFLNRFQTLDFLSLQGATMGSFGIKKPILCNGANFAYQKSKFLSVNGFEGNDTIASGDDIFLLEKFIKQDAQNVHYLKSNNAIVTTNPAESTKDLIQQRLRWAAKTSQNKNWFTKVVGLIVILGNLVCLGLIPAVYFNSITLKIAIALFIIKWSIDFLLLFKTVRFFKQEILLYSFVFSSLVYPIFNVYIAFLSFFKSYEWKGRRFSK, encoded by the coding sequence ATGGTGTCATTTATATTCATTTTTGCTACAATTACCTATCTATGTATTATAGGTTGGCTGAGTTATGGTTTTGATAAGGTTGATGATTTTAAAGTACAAGATTTACCTCCTAAAACGAAATTCTCTGTTATAATTCCGTTTCGAAATGAAGCTAAAAACCTTCCGAAATTATTAGAATCAATTTTAAAACTGAATTACCCAAAGTCTATGTTTGAAATTATTTTAGTTGATGATGATTCTGAGGACAATTCGGTTGCGATAATAGAAAATATTCTCGGTACTTCAAGAAAAACGAATGATACTCAATTTAACAATATTCAAATTATTAAAAATAAGAGAATTTCAAATTCACCTAAAAAAGATGCGATAACATCGGCTATTAAAGTTTCAAAATTTAATTGGATAATTACAACAGATGCCGATTGTATCCTTCCGAAATATTGGCTCGATACTTTTGATGAACTCATACAATTAAAATCCTCAAATTGCATCGTTGCTCCTGTTACGTATCATGGGAATACCTCTTTTCTAAATCGCTTTCAAACTCTAGATTTTTTAAGTCTACAAGGTGCTACAATGGGTAGTTTCGGAATTAAAAAACCAATACTTTGTAATGGTGCTAATTTTGCCTACCAAAAATCAAAATTTCTTTCGGTTAATGGTTTTGAAGGGAATGATACTATTGCTAGTGGAGATGATATATTTCTTCTGGAAAAATTCATAAAACAAGATGCTCAAAACGTCCATTATCTAAAATCTAATAATGCGATTGTCACCACAAATCCTGCAGAAAGCACTAAAGATTTAATTCAGCAACGTTTGCGTTGGGCTGCTAAAACCAGTCAAAATAAAAATTGGTTTACGAAAGTCGTTGGATTAATAGTAATTTTAGGAAATTTGGTGTGTTTAGGACTAATTCCAGCCGTATATTTCAATAGTATCACACTTAAAATAGCCATTGCTTTATTTATAATTAAATGGAGTATTGATTTCCTATTGTTATTTAAAACCGTACGTTTTTTTAAACAGGAAATACTTTTATATTCTTTTGTGTTTTCAAGTCTTGTATATCCAATTTTTAACGTCTACATCGCCTTTTTATCCTTCTTTAAATCATATGAATGGAAAGGAAGACGCTTTTCTAAATAA
- the ruvC gene encoding crossover junction endodeoxyribonuclease RuvC, which yields MSKEKIILGIDPGTTIMGFGLIKIVGKKMEFLQLNELMLKKYDDHYLKLKLIFERTVELIDTYHPDEIAIEAPFFGKNVQSMLKLGRAQGVAMAAGLSREVPITEYAPKKIKMAITGNGNASKEQVAKMLQSMLGLKTIPKNLDSMDGLAAAVCHFYNEGRVEVGKSYSGWGAFVKQNEDRVKK from the coding sequence ATGAGCAAAGAAAAAATTATTTTAGGCATAGATCCTGGAACTACAATTATGGGTTTTGGACTCATAAAAATTGTGGGTAAAAAAATGGAATTTCTGCAACTCAATGAGCTCATGTTAAAAAAATATGATGATCATTACCTTAAGCTAAAACTTATTTTTGAACGTACTGTAGAACTCATTGATACTTATCATCCCGATGAAATTGCAATTGAAGCACCTTTCTTTGGTAAAAATGTACAAAGTATGCTCAAATTAGGACGCGCCCAAGGTGTGGCGATGGCAGCAGGTTTGTCTCGTGAAGTTCCGATTACAGAATATGCTCCCAAAAAGATTAAAATGGCAATCACAGGAAACGGAAATGCCAGTAAAGAGCAAGTCGCTAAAATGTTACAAAGCATGTTAGGACTTAAAACGATTCCTAAAAATCTAGATTCCATGGATGGTTTAGCAGCAGCCGTTTGTCATTTTTATAATGAAGGTCGTGTTGAGGTTGGTAAAAGTTATTCTGGTTGGGGAGCTTTTGTGAAGCAGAATGAAGATCGTGTTAAGAAGTAA
- a CDS encoding M56 family metallopeptidase, with product MLYSILQIVAFQALFLLIYDLFLKRETFFNYNRAYLIITSVLSLVLPFIKFPQLKTMATKDMVIHLPEVFIGTKGPTVYDIQIAEQAGIVLEQPQTPIWQTIALIGVAIASLIFLVKITKLLWLKYKNPKRWKGNVLIVNLIKSSAAFSFFNTIFLGERISESEKPTIYEHELVHIKEYHTVDLLFFELLRIVFWFNPLVYIYQNRIKELHEYIADAKAVKQSGKAEYYTSLLNQVLDVNQVSFTNTFFNKSLIKKRIAMLQKSKSKQLHLLKYALLIPMVFGMLIYTSTEVRAQQNIDSQETLVDQELTDAELIKKYYDKMVSMKKTGATFFEISDFAGINTYSTEKYLLSRTEFLKLKAYGQYISDGIIQRKSEEGTLTQKDINTVSLMRLDKFETYADFKAFKNTKAEKERWESNTQDGILKLYVEDAGNKTDEETKRFNALIDQLENDEYFKKLVISSNRSTMIIDSPKAQNREIHILKNDEQRVEVPFSVVEESPTLPECEDLESNFERKNCMSNFVNKHIGKNFNTSVGDNLSPGRKRVFVQFKIDTDGSVKDIVARGPSPMLEEEAKRVIATLPQFIPGKQKGKAVVVPFSIPIVFQVASKGIDTTNVDETKNLKEALYNSSNKRNKKELVEFLKEEIKKLEKDIERSEAVPFSEVEVAPIHPDCESLSNTIELKDCLAHAINKLVGKNFNTDLANSLGLPAGQKRIFTQFIIDKSGNVTNIVARGPHPKLEEETIRVLKLLPKFTPATQGGEVVDVSYALPIVFQIHDSKKD from the coding sequence ATGTTGTATTCTATTCTTCAAATCGTCGCTTTTCAAGCCTTGTTTTTATTGATTTACGATTTGTTTTTAAAACGAGAAACATTCTTCAATTATAACAGAGCGTATTTAATAATTACATCGGTTTTATCACTTGTATTGCCATTTATTAAATTCCCGCAACTAAAAACGATGGCAACTAAAGATATGGTTATTCATTTACCAGAAGTGTTTATTGGAACGAAAGGACCAACGGTTTATGATATACAAATTGCAGAACAAGCTGGTATTGTTTTAGAGCAGCCACAAACACCAATTTGGCAAACAATTGCATTAATAGGTGTTGCAATAGCATCCCTAATTTTTTTAGTAAAAATCACCAAGTTATTATGGTTAAAATATAAAAACCCTAAACGCTGGAAAGGCAATGTTCTTATTGTGAACTTAATAAAAAGCAGTGCTGCATTTTCATTCTTTAATACCATATTTTTAGGAGAACGTATCTCAGAATCTGAAAAGCCAACTATTTATGAACACGAGTTGGTTCATATTAAAGAATATCACACCGTAGATTTATTGTTTTTTGAATTGCTTAGAATTGTATTCTGGTTCAATCCTTTGGTATATATCTATCAAAATAGAATTAAAGAACTGCACGAATATATTGCCGATGCCAAAGCTGTAAAGCAAAGTGGAAAAGCAGAATATTACACAAGTTTACTCAATCAAGTATTAGATGTTAATCAGGTGTCTTTTACTAATACATTTTTCAATAAATCATTAATCAAAAAACGAATCGCTATGTTACAAAAATCAAAATCAAAACAGCTTCATTTGTTGAAGTACGCACTATTAATTCCTATGGTTTTTGGAATGTTGATTTATACATCTACTGAGGTTAGAGCGCAACAAAATATAGACTCACAAGAAACCTTGGTTGATCAAGAATTGACTGATGCCGAATTAATCAAAAAATACTATGATAAAATGGTCTCTATGAAAAAAACTGGAGCCACATTTTTTGAAATTTCTGATTTTGCTGGGATTAATACTTATAGCACAGAGAAATATTTGCTTTCTAGAACAGAATTCTTAAAGCTAAAAGCTTATGGACAATATATTTCCGACGGTATAATTCAAAGAAAATCTGAAGAAGGTACATTGACTCAGAAAGATATTAATACTGTAAGTTTAATGCGATTAGACAAATTTGAAACTTATGCAGATTTTAAGGCGTTTAAAAACACAAAAGCAGAAAAAGAACGATGGGAATCAAACACCCAAGATGGTATTTTAAAACTTTATGTTGAAGATGCTGGAAATAAAACAGATGAAGAAACCAAACGTTTTAATGCTTTAATCGATCAGCTTGAGAATGATGAATATTTTAAGAAGTTAGTTATCTCAAGTAATAGATCAACTATGATAATAGACTCTCCTAAAGCTCAAAACCGAGAAATTCATATTTTAAAAAACGATGAACAACGTGTAGAAGTTCCATTCTCTGTTGTAGAAGAAAGTCCTACATTACCTGAGTGTGAAGACTTAGAAAGTAATTTCGAACGAAAAAATTGTATGAGTAATTTTGTTAATAAACACATTGGTAAAAATTTCAATACAAGTGTCGGAGATAATTTAAGTCCAGGAAGAAAACGTGTTTTTGTACAGTTTAAAATTGATACCGATGGTAGTGTTAAGGATATCGTAGCGAGAGGGCCAAGCCCAATGTTGGAGGAAGAAGCAAAACGTGTTATCGCAACCTTACCTCAATTTATACCAGGGAAACAAAAAGGAAAAGCTGTTGTAGTGCCTTTTTCTATACCAATTGTTTTTCAGGTTGCAAGTAAAGGAATTGATACTACAAATGTTGATGAAACGAAAAACTTGAAGGAGGCTTTATATAATTCGTCTAATAAAAGAAACAAAAAAGAACTTGTCGAATTTTTAAAAGAAGAAATCAAAAAACTAGAAAAAGATATTGAAAGATCGGAAGCTGTGCCTTTTAGCGAAGTAGAAGTTGCGCCAATTCATCCCGATTGTGAATCGCTGTCTAACACTATAGAACTTAAAGATTGTTTAGCTCATGCTATTAATAAGCTCGTTGGAAAAAATTTTAATACTGATCTAGCAAATTCTTTAGGTTTACCAGCAGGTCAAAAACGAATTTTCACACAATTTATAATAGATAAATCAGGAAACGTAACCAATATCGTAGCAAGAGGACCACATCCTAAATTAGAAGAAGAAACTATTAGAGTTTTAAAGTTATTGCCAAAGTTTACGCCAGCCACACAAGGAGGTGAGGTAGTAGATGTATCGTATGCTTTGCCGATTGTTTTTCAAATTCATGATTCTAAAAAAGACTAA